From a region of the Sesamum indicum cultivar Zhongzhi No. 13 linkage group LG3, S_indicum_v1.0, whole genome shotgun sequence genome:
- the LOC105159560 gene encoding putative methylesterase 14, chloroplastic (The sequence of the model RefSeq protein was modified relative to this genomic sequence to represent the inferred CDS: added 76 bases not found in genome assembly) — MGNKFICMTNKDSRNGGIGSKSKRASRRSSLGIGSKSKRASRRSSLDEELLHRQALAMAIQQHQLSQRFDNGSMSRRIGSTSSRRRPTNLSDPFPNTNNKQLSPESLENIKTKKVVLVHGEGFGAWCWYKNIALLEESGLVPVAVDLTGSGIDLTDINNVATLTEYSKPLIDFLEKLAEDEKVILVGHSSGGACISYALEHFAEKISKAVYVCATMISDGQRAFDVFAEELGCAQLFSSDSKSLIYGNGKDKPPTGYVFEKQQMHGLYFNQTPAKDVALAMVSMRGIPLGPMMEKLSLSAEKYGNGRRFYIQTLDDHALSPDVQEKLVRENPPQGVFKIKGSDHCPFFSKPHSLHKILIEIAQIP; from the exons ATGGGGAATAAATTCATCTGCATGACTA AAAGAGTAAAAGGGCCTCCAGAAGGAGTTCATTGGACGAAGAATTGCTGCATAGGCAAGCACTTGCTATGGCAATTCAGCAACATCAGCTTTCTCAAAGATTTGATAATGGCTCTATGTCCAGGCGCATCGGATCCACTAGCTCTCGCCGCCGTCCCACTAATTTATCCGACCCTTTCCCTAATACTAACAACAAACAG TTATCCCCAGAATCTTTGGAGAATATCAAGACAAAGAAAGTTGTTTTGGTACATGGTGAAGGATTCGGAGCTTGGTGTTGGTATAAAAACATTGCTCTACTTGAGGAATCTGGACTAGTTCCAGTTGCCGTGGATCTAACAGGGTCCGGTATCGATCTAACGGATATAAACAATGTAGCCACTCTGACAGAGTACTCAAAGCCATTGATTGATTTTCTAGAGAAATTAGCAGAGGATGAAAAG GTAATATTGGTGGGTCATAGCAGTGGTGGTGCTTGCATTTCTTATGCTTTAGAGCATTTTGCTGAGAAGATATCCAAAGCAGTGTACGTGTGTGCTACAATGATATCTGATGGGCAGAGAGCTTTTGATGTGTTTGCTGAAGAG CTTGGTTGCGCACAACTTTTTTCATCCGACTCCAAGTCTCTAATTTATGGCAATGGCAAAGACAAGCCTCCAACGGGATATGTGTTTGAGAAGCAGCAGATGCATgggttatattttaatcaaacaCCTGCAAAG GATGTTGCTCTAGCAATGGTTTCCATGAGAGGCATCCCTCTTGGTCCTATGATGGAGAAATTGTCATTATCAGCAGAGAAATACGGGAATGGGCGTCGGTTCTACATCCAAACGCTGGATGATCATGCGCTTTCACCAGATGTGCAAGAAAAGCTTGTGAGGGAAAATCCACCTCAAGGAGTGTTCAAGATCAAAGGCAGTGACCATTGCCCTTTCTTCTCAAAGCCTCACTCAttgcataaaattttgattgaaattgCACAAATTCCATAG